The Aspergillus fumigatus Af293 chromosome 5, whole genome shotgun sequence nucleotide sequence TGCCCTTTCAGCTGGCGATGAGGATCTGCAAGACTGCCTGCGTTATGACAGCCTACAACAAGGTCAATGGAACGCATGTCAGTGAGAACAAGCAGATCATCACCGATATTCTCCGCAAGGAGTGGGGCTGGGATGGTCTGGTTATGAGTGACTGGTAAGCTCAGACGTGGTCAATGCCGAATGACTTCTGTAGCACAGAAAGATATTGACAACCTTCAAGGTTTGGAACATACAGTACCTGCGATGCTATCAACGCTGGTTTGGATCTTGAAATGCCAGGACCGACCCGCTGGCGCGGAACCGCTCTTGCGCATGCCGTTTCATCCAACAAGGCATTTGAATTCGTGATGGACGAGCGGGTCCGCAACATTTTGAACCTGCACAATTTTGTCGAGCCATTGGGTATCCCCGAGAACGCGCCTGAAAAGGCCCTGAATCGACCAGAGGACCAGGCTCTGCTCCGACGGGCGGCGGCAGAATCCGTGGTTCTCATAAAGAACCAGGACAACATTCTGCCgttgaagaaagagaaaccCATTCTAGTTATTGGGCCAAACGCCAAGACTGCCGCGTATTGCGGCGGCGGATCAGCGTCCCTCGATGCATACTATACCGTGACACCATTTGAAGGTGTCGCGGCCCAGAGCCAGGGCGAGGTCACATTCTCTCAGGGCGTCTACTCATACAAGGAACTCCCCTTGCTTGGTCCTCTACTGAAGACGgacgatggcaagaaggGCTTCAAGTTCCGCGTGTACAACGAGCCCCCGTCGGAGCCCAACCGCCAACTCATCGATGAACTGCACCTGGAATCGTCCAGCGGCTTTCTGATGGACTACAAGCACCCCAAGATCAAAACCTTCACCTTCTACGTGGACATGGAGGGCTATTTCACGCCGGAAGAGGACGGCATCTACGACTTCGGCGTGACAGTCGTGGGCACCGGCAAGCTATTCGTCGATGACGAGCTCGTCGTCGACAACTCCAAGAACCAGCGGCAGGGCACCGCCATGTTCGGCAACGCCACCGTCGAAGAGAAAGGTTCCAAGGAACTCAAGGCCGGCCAGACCTACAAGGTCGTCCTGCAATTCGGCACCGCTCCAACCTCCGACCTCGACATGCGCGgcgtcgtcatcttcggGCCCGGCGGCTTCCGCTTCGGCGCCGCCCGCCGCGTCAGCCAGGAGGAACTCATCTCCAAAGCTGCAGAGCTAGCCTCCCAGACCTCCCAAGTCGTTATCTTCGCCGGTCTCACCAGCGAATGGGAAACAGAGGGCTACGACCGCGATCACATGGACCTCCCCCCAGGCAGCGACGAGATGATCAGCCGCGTGCTCGACGCAAACCCCGACACAGTGGTAGTCATCCAGAGCGGCACGCCCGTCACCATGCCCTGGGCCCACAAAGCCAAGGCCCTCCTCCAGGCCTGGTTCGGCGGCAACGAATGCGGCAACGGTATTGCCGACGTGCTCTACGGCAACGTCAACCCCGCCGCCAAGCTCCCGCTGTCCTTCCCCGTCCGTCTCCAGGATAATCCGTCCTACCTGAACTTCCGCTCCGAGCGCGGCCGCGTCCTCTACGGCGAGGACATCTACGTCGGATACCGCTACTACGAGAAGGTCGACCTGGCCCCGCTCTTCCCCTTTGGCCACGGCCTCTCCTACACGACCTTCTCCCGCTCGGATCTGTCCCTCGCCACGACCCCCGAGAAACCCCAGCTGGAAGACGGCGAGCCTATCACGGTTACCGTCTCTGTGACTAATACAGGTAGTGTGGCTGGCGCCGAGATTGTTCAGCTGTGGGTGGCTCCGCCGCCGACAGGCGTGAACCGCCCTGTGCGGGAACTCAAGGGCTTCACCAAGGTGTTCCTGCAACCCGGCGAGACGAAGAAGGTCGAGATCgtggtggagaagaagctggcgacGAGCTGGTGGGA carries:
- the exg18 gene encoding beta-glucosidase H, translated to MVQLDVEKTIEELTLGEKVALTAGIDFWHTAAVPRLNIPSLRMSDGPNGVRGTRFFNGVPAACFPCATALGATWDTKLLYEVGRLMGEESIAKGAHVVLGPTINTQRSPLGGRGFESFAEDGVLSGILAGHYCKGLQETGVAATLKHFVCNDQEHERLAVDSIVTMRAMREIYLLPFQLAMRICKTACVMTAYNKVNGTHVSENKQIITDILRKEWGWDGLVMSDWFGTYSTCDAINAGLDLEMPGPTRWRGTALAHAVSSNKAFEFVMDERVRNILNLHNFVEPLGIPENAPEKALNRPEDQALLRRAAAESVVLIKNQDNILPLKKEKPILVIGPNAKTAAYCGGGSASLDAYYTVTPFEGVAAQSQGEVTFSQGVYSYKELPLLGPLLKTDDGKKGFKFRVYNEPPSEPNRQLIDELHLESSSGFLMDYKHPKIKTFTFYVDMEGYFTPEEDGIYDFGVTVVGTGKLFVDDELVVDNSKNQRQGTAMFGNATVEEKGSKELKAGQTYKVVLQFGTAPTSDLDMRGVVIFGPGGFRFGAARRVSQEELISKAAELASQTSQVVIFAGLTSEWETEGYDRDHMDLPPGSDEMISRVLDANPDTVVVIQSGTPVTMPWAHKAKALLQAWFGGNECGNGIADVLYGNVNPAAKLPLSFPVRLQDNPSYLNFRSERGRVLYGEDIYVGYRYYEKVDLAPLFPFGHGLSYTTFSRSDLSLATTPEKPQLEDGEPITVTVSVTNTGSVAGAEIVQLWVAPPPTGVNRPVRELKGFTKVFLQPGETKKVEIVVEKKLATSWWDEQREKWASEKGTYEVLVTGTGDEVLKSSFEVEKTRYWLGL